AATTGCCAACTAACAGAGTCCCAGCAGGGAATACAGCAGCTTTATGCAAGAAGCTCATTCAAAATAGAGGTAGACATTAAGATTCTTTCTTACCATTTTGCTACATCACAATATCCTTTCGTATAAGCAAAGAAGTTTCATGTGCGTCCCATGGCACCATGGAACTCATAACCAGGAACCTTCTAAGCTCAGTCCCGGTTTGGATTAGACGACCTTTTTACTCGGGGTAGAAGTTGCTGATTCAATGACAATGCCACTCTACACTTGTAATGAAACTTGAAGCTGGCATTCGGAAATGTATGCCGATGGTTGATGTTGCCATAAATGACAGAAGTTGGAACTCTTGCAATCATATTTCATAATTTCATAAGAGGCAGGAAAGATGTATACTAATAGATGAAGTTTCAACTCAGAATTCCTCAAATGTAACAAGAGAAAAATGCACATTAAGTATAATTAAGAGTAAAGCAGCAGATAAACATGAAAATCCCCGCCATATTCTAGTTAATTATAACccagaaaacaataaaaaccATAAAAAATACCAACTCGGCCGAACTGTAAACAATCATCAGTATGAACTGACACTGCATGCACCAACTGGGTTCCATCGGATCTCACTACTTCCTCTGCCTATCTGCAGCAGTCCTCCATCAGGCAACAGCAGGCAAATCCTTGAGCCATGGATCCAGTGGCTTCCCAATCGAGTACACAATGAATCCAATCTCCCTAAGCTTCTCTGGATCGACCACATTGCGCCCATCAAATACAAAAGCTGGCTTCTGCATGTTCTCGTGGATCCGCTGATAGTCTAGAGACTTAAACTCATCCCACTCAGTCAGAATGCAGACGCCATGTGCTCCCTTGGTGGCCTCATAAGCATCCCATGTCACAGACACCTGCTGCTTCACCGCCGTCGGACTCATCGGCTGCAGGTGGATTGGGTGGTCCCAGTCGAACTTGTTCATTGCGAGGTCGCGTTGGATCTGGTCCTCAGTCACCTGTGGATCATAGATGCTAATTGTGGCCTTGTCCCCCAAGAGACCCTTGCAGACATCAATTGCAGGAGTCTCCCTTGTGTCGCCGGTGTCTTTCTTGAATGCAAACCCGAGCACAGCAATCTTCTTGCCGGATACGGTATTGAACATGGAGGACACAACCCGGTTCACAAACCGGCTCTTCTGGTAGTCATTGATCTTGATGACCTGCTTCCAGTAGTCAGCCACCTCAGGCAGACCATTGCACTCACAGATGTAGACCAGATTAAGGATGTCCTTTTGGAAGCAGGAGCCTCCGAACCCTACACTGGCATTTAAGAATTTAGGACCAATCCTTGAGTCCTTCCCCACAGAATAGGCCACCTCTGACACATTCGCCCCGGTGGCCTCGCAGAGTGCGGAAATGGCATTGACAGAGGAGATCCTTTGTGCCAAGAAGGCATTTGCTGCAAGCTTCGACAGCTCTGCGGACCACAGGTTGGTCGTTATAATCCGATCCTCAGGCACCCAATGGGCATAAACATCTTTTAGTGCCTGAACAGCCTTCTGGCCCCCCGGAGTCTCCCGGCCGCCAATAAGTACCCGATCAGGATTGAGCAAGTCCTGGATTGCTGTACCCTCTGCAAGGAACTCTGGGTTGGAGAGGATCTGGTAGTTGATTCCTTTGCTGTTGTGGGTTAGAATCTTCTCGATGGCCTCAGCAGTCTTGACTGGGACCGTGGATTTCTCGACCACAATCTTGTCGGACTTGGAGACATCGGCAATCATGCGGGCAGCACTTTCCCAGTAGGTGAGGTCAGCAGCCTTCCCTGCCCCGAGGCCGCGGGTTTTGGTAGGAGTGTTCACTGAGACAAAGATGATGTCAGCCTCATAGACATGCTTCTCAACGTCAGTGCTGAAGAAGAGGTTCCTTCCGCGGCACTGCTTGACCACATCCTCGAGGCCTGGCTCGTAAATTGGAAGCTGATCGCTATTCCATGCATTGATGCGGGTGACAGAGATATCAACAACAACTACCTCAATGGTTGGGCACTTGAGGGCAATGACGGCCATGGTCGGCCCACCAACATAGCCAGCTCCAATGCAGCAGACCTTCACCATTTTTTCTTCCTAATTCTGTGACCTGTGAGTTTACAAAATGATCAAGTAACAGTGGGGAAGAGCACCAATCTGCAGTGCACTAAAGAAACATCAACAAGTTTCATTGATCTAAGATCTCCTCGTCTATTAACAGGGACAGGTAAAGTCAGCATATCGCaaactttcaaaagaaaaacaatttcaagatcaaatcaatttgttTCGACACTGAAGAGCATAACTTTCCAAACCAACATGACAGAATTGGCACGCACACAAAGAAGATCATTTGTAATAATGtaacaatctcaaa
The sequence above is drawn from the Phoenix dactylifera cultivar Barhee BC4 unplaced genomic scaffold, palm_55x_up_171113_PBpolish2nd_filt_p 000007F, whole genome shotgun sequence genome and encodes:
- the LOC103704461 gene encoding UDP-glucose 6-dehydrogenase 4, translated to MVKVCCIGAGYVGGPTMAVIALKCPTIEVVVVDISVTRINAWNSDQLPIYEPGLEDVVKQCRGRNLFFSTDVEKHVYEADIIFVSVNTPTKTRGLGAGKAADLTYWESAARMIADVSKSDKIVVEKSTVPVKTAEAIEKILTHNSKGINYQILSNPEFLAEGTAIQDLLNPDRVLIGGRETPGGQKAVQALKDVYAHWVPEDRIITTNLWSAELSKLAANAFLAQRISSVNAISALCEATGANVSEVAYSVGKDSRIGPKFLNASVGFGGSCFQKDILNLVYICECNGLPEVADYWKQVIKINDYQKSRFVNRVVSSMFNTVSGKKIAVLGFAFKKDTGDTRETPAIDVCKGLLGDKATISIYDPQVTEDQIQRDLAMNKFDWDHPIHLQPMSPTAVKQQVSVTWDAYEATKGAHGVCILTEWDEFKSLDYQRIHENMQKPAFVFDGRNVVDPEKLREIGFIVYSIGKPLDPWLKDLPAVA